One window of Brachyhypopomus gauderio isolate BG-103 unplaced genomic scaffold, BGAUD_0.2 sc187, whole genome shotgun sequence genomic DNA carries:
- the LOC143502056 gene encoding ribonuclease inhibitor-like, protein MCSCRCVLSPSVCRPSDCNISEDGCAALSSALKSNPSSHLRELNLTHNKLFDSGVKQLSALLKDLHCKLEKLELYNCSITQEGCAALASALRSNPSSYLREMNLNHNKPGDSGVMQLSALLEDPLCKLEKLDLSS, encoded by the exons ATGTGCAGCTGTAGGTGTGTTTTATCTCCTTCTGTCTGCAGGCCGTCTGACTGCAATATTTCAGAGGATGGCTGCGCTGCTCTGTCTTCAGCTCTGAAGTCAAACCCTTCATCACacttgagagagctgaatctgacccACAATAAACTATtcgactcaggagtgaagcagctctctgctttaCTGAAGGatctacactgtaaactggagaaactaga ATTGTATAACTGCAGTATTACACAGGAAGGTTGTGCTGCTCTagcttcagctctgaggtcaaatccCTCATCATACCTGAGAGAGATGAATCTGAACCACaacaaaccaggagactcaggagttaTGCAGCTGTCTGCTCTACTGGAAGATCCATTatgtaaactggagaaactaga tCTAAGTAGCTGA
- the LOC143502060 gene encoding cyclin-dependent kinase 5 activator 1-like, whose product MLDPGEGPQVVQIHPAPAEISADKPSSFLVKSSTSELLTCLGEFLCRRSCLLKDLSAHEPLQCVRSVDRSLTLTGWQQQGFFTPGTVVFLYMLCRDIVSAEVATKEELQAVLLTGLYVSFSFDCHEISYPDKPFLLEENRGAFWTRALEIVNRMSGKMLHINNNLQYFGQIFNDLKNRVDN is encoded by the exons ATGTTGGACCCGGGCGAGGGGCCGCAGGTTGTGCAGATTCACCCCGCGCCCGCAGAG ATCAGTGCAGACAAGCCTAGTAGTTTTCTTGTGAAGTCCTCCACCAGCGAGCTGCTCACCTGCCTGGGTGAGTTCCTGTGCCGACGTTCCTGTCTGCTGAAGGACCTCTCTGCCCATGAGCCCTTGCAGTGTGTTCGCAGTGTGGACCGCTCCTTGACACTGACAGGATGGCAACAGCAAGGCTTCTTCACTCCAGGCACCGTGGTCTTCCTCTACATGCTGTGTCGTGACATCGTTTCAGCTGAGGTGGCCACCAAGGAGGAGCTGCAGGCCGTGCTGCTCACcggtttgtacgtgtctttctcctttgactgtcatgagatcaGCTACCCAGACAAACCTTTCCTGCTGGAAGAAAATAGAGGGGCCTTTTGGACCCGAGCCCTGGAAATCGTGAACCGGATGAGTGGCAAGATGCTGCATATTAATAACAACCTGCAGTATTTTGGACAGATCTTCAATGACCTCAAGAACAGGGTAGATAATTAA